The Chthoniobacterales bacterium nucleotide sequence GCCGCCAGCGTCGTTGATTTTCCCGAGCCGGTAGGACCGGTCACGAGGACCAAGCCGCCCCGAAGACGTCCAAATTGTTTTACCACCGGCGGAATTCCCAGCTCATCCAGGCTGGCGATCGCAGCCGGGATCAGGCGAAAAACCGCACCGTAACCGTTCGTCTGTTTGAGGTAGTTGCAGCGGAACCGGGAGCGGTCAGGCATTTCGTAGGCGAAATCAAGATCGCCGCGCTCCTCGAATAATTTCCAACTCTCCGGGCCGCAAATCTCACTCAACATCGCGACCGCTTCGTCGCGCGTCACGGCCTCTTCCCGAATCGGCATAACATCCCCATGCCGCCGCATCTTCGGCGGCTGACCCTGGGCAATGTGTAAATCCGAGCCGCCATGTTCGACGATGATGCTGAGAAATTGATCAAGGTAAGACATTTTTTGAACCGCGGATTACACGGATTACACGGATGACACGGATGGGATTCAGGAATGAAAGTCAGGGAGGTTAGGCTCGGGTTTCTGACGAACGACACGTTTCCAATCCAGTTTTGTGTTCTTGAAGTTTAGGAGCAACGCGAGTTCAAGACCGGTGATGTTCAGATAGCCGATCATTTGGGCGATGTGTGTCTCGCTAGACGCACTGACCACCTTTGGGTCGACGATCACTACGCGATCGACAATCAAATCAGGGATGAGGTTGCCGATTAATTCAGCTTGATAGAAAACCGGAAAGGATTGTTGAACAGCGACCACATGGCCACGTCGACGCAACTCGATCGCTAGCGCGCGTTCGTATAAGGATTCGTCGAGCCCCGGCTTGAGCTCGTTAAGAACCTCCATCGCGATTCCGATGATCGCGCCACTCAATTGCTCGTGAATCATCTTCCCCATCCGTGTCATCCGCGTAATCCGCGGTTCTCCTTCTGTTCCATCCGTGCCCCGGCTTCCTCCTCCGTGATCGTCCCCTGATCGCGGAGCGCGGCCAGCGCGTCATCCATCAACCGCATTCCCTGTTTCTTCCCGGTCTGAATAATGCCGGGCAACAGGTAGGTCTTGGCTTCGCGAATTACATTCGCTACGGCCGGCGTGTTGGTCAGAATCTCCAGGGCGACTACTCGTCCCTGGCCGTCGGCGCGGGGGACCAACTGCTGACTGATGATCCCGCGCAACGATTCGCTCACCATCATTCGAACCTGGTCTTGTTGTTCTACCGGAAAAACATCGAGCAGCCGGTCGAGGGTCCGGGCAGCATTGCCGGTGTGCAAAGTCCCTAGGACTAGGTGACCCGTTTCGGCGGCGGTAATGGCGAGGGAGATCGTTTCCAGATCGCGCATTTCACCAATAACGATCACATCGGGATCTTCGCGCAACGCTCCCCGCAAAGCCGCGTGGAAAGAGCGGGAGTGAGTCGGCACTTCCCGTTGCGTGATGTGACAACCTTTCGGTTCGAAAATGTATTCGATTGGATCCTCGACGGTAATGATGTGTTCGCGGCGCTCCAGGTTCACCTGTTCGACCAGCGCGGCGAGCGTCGTCGATTTCCCGCTGCCCACGGAGCCCGTCACGAGGATGAGGCCGTTCTGATAGCGCGTCAGCAATTTCAGAGCTGACGGAAGCCCAAGCTCGTCCATCGTTCGCACCTGTGAATTGATGACCCGAAAGACGAGATCCAGGCCGAGCCGCTGCCGGACGACACTGGTTCGAAAGCGCCCAAAACTGTTGGCGTAAGCAAAGTCCGCGTCGCCTTGCTCCTGGAGGCGAGCCTTTTGCACCTTGCTGAGCAATGGCTCCGCGAGCGCGGCGATTTCCCGGGCAGTGAGCTTCGCCGCGTCGGAAGAGATCGGTTGCAGCGTGCCGTGCAACCGCCAGACCGGTGGAGAGTTTACCGCGAGATGAATATCCGAGGCTTCGGCGGTGAGACCGAGAGCAAGGAAATCGTCAACGTGAGAAAAGCAGGGCGCACTTGTGCCGAGCGTGTCCGTGGGGGCGGTCATGGGGGGCCGCCACGATCATTAGCTGGGGGCTACGATTGCGTAAACCCAAATCTAATACACCGCGGATTACGCGGATAACGCGGATGCAAAACAGAAATGTCCATTCCCCCATCCCATCCGTGTCATCCGCGTAATCCGCGGTTCAAATTGATACCAGCCTGACTCTACGAACGCCGCGGCCCGCCGCTGGCGCGTGCGGCATAACTGCCCACTTGTTTCGCGAGGAATGCGGTAATGGTCGGCTTGAGGGCCGTAGCGAGCAGCCGAAGCGCGCCCAGCGCCAGACCCGCGCCGAGAAGTCCTTCCTTCTGCTGTTCTCCCCGGCTTTTCCCTCTTGGCCCCTTAACCTGAACCTTCTTGGTTCGCGCTGGCATCACGGCGAAGACGACGCCTACGACGATCGCGGCGCCAATCCAGAGAACGGTCTGGCGTTGAAACGACTTCCGGAACTTGAGCGGGAAATCGAGCTCATACCGCAGCCCGCTGAGATCGCGCCCGAGCCGATCACGCGAATGAGCAGCTTCCTGCCTTAATTCGTGGAGCGATTTTTCTTGTCCAGGTTCTTGAGCCATTCGCGATCCTTCTTCAATTCCGTTCCCGTCATTTCAAACATCGATTTGTGCATCCGGCCGCGCGCGACCATCACACAGACGAACGCGAGCAGGAAATGCAACCCGGCCGCCATCAGGCTGATCTTCACCCACGAAATATGGAGGGCGTGCGCTATTCCGAAGATCGCGCTGGCCACCAGGAAGATGTAGCCGAAAACGACCAGGAACGCCGCCACCGCCAGGCATCCCACCAGGACCAGCACATGGACCAGCGCCGTCTTCGATTCCTTCGCGAAGAGCGCGATCCGGCTCTCCAGGAATCCCACCAGGGAATTGACCAGCGAGACCAGACTATGGAGCAAGCCGGCGTGTCCCGCGGGATTGCGGAACCGCATCGTTTCGCCAGCCATGCGGCCCAACCGTTAGCGGCGGAAAATCAACCCGAGAACAAACCCGATCCCGAGCGCGGTAAAGACCGCCTTGGTGGGATTTTCACGGATATATTGCTCGCCATCTTCCTGCAGTGTCCGGGCGCGTTCCCGCGCGTCATCCCAGACTTGCTCGGCTTTGTCGCGGTACTCCCCCGCCATTGCCCCGGCGGCCGACTTCAGGTCCTCGGCCACAGCGCCGGCCGCCGAACGGAGATCGTCCGCGGCTCTGCGCACATGGGTTTTGCTGCTTTCGAATTTGTTTTGCGCGGCGGGCGGGATGAACCCGCTGTCGCCTTGGGTCGTAGTTTTGTTTTCTTCAGCCATTTTAGTGTCCTGCTTCTTTTTCTTCGTCTTTCGCTGCGTCTTTTTCACCGCACGCATGCGCTAATGATAGTCCTCTTCAACTAAAACGAAACTCGCGATTTGATTGCGTCTATTTCCCGCCAGTTTGGGAACAAATTCAACCGCGGATTACGCGGATTTAACGGATAAGGATCAGATCGGAGGAGAATTTCTTTCTCATCCGAGTAATCCGCGAAATCCGCGGTCGATCTCCGATCCGATCAACATGTCACTCGTCACATGTCACTCGTCACTGTTCCTTATTTTTCCCTGAAGATGATCCGCGCCTTGGTCAGATCGTAAGGGGAAAGTTCCACTTCCACCTTATCGCCCGGGACGATTCGGATGAAATGCTTCCGCATTTTGCCCGAGATATGGGCGAGAACGTTGCGGTTCCCCGGCAATTCGACCCGGAACATGGTTCCCGGCAGCACCTGCGTCACCGTTCCTTCTGTCACGATCTGTTCCTCTTTCGGCACGACGGATCATAGGCAGGAATGACGTTCTTCTCAACTTACAGATCACTGAAATTGAACCGCGGATGACTCGGATAACTCGGATCGGGAATTGGTAGGGACGGTGCGCTGCGGAGAGCGCCGCTCCTTGGTTTTGAACCGCGGCTACTCAGAAACGGACGGCGCAGCGCGCCATCCCTACCCTTCCCCATCCGTGCCATCCGCGTAATCCGCGGTTCAATTCTTCAAGTGGCAGCGGACGCCACGTTTCACCTTCTACGGTCTCACGGTTACCGCCGTCCCGACGTGGGCGGCTTCGTAGAACTGGCGGGCCTTCCAGTACGGCATCCGGATACAGCCGTGCGAAGCGGGAACGCCGGGCAGATAGCCCTGGTGCAACCCGTAGCCAGGCGAGAACTCGACGAAGAACGGCATCGCGGCCCCGACGAAATGGGAGTGCGGCGGCTTGCTGTCTTTCCGGCTGTCGACGTTTGCCTTCACTACCCGGCCGGAGTTGTCCACATAGTTGCCGTAGAGACTCGAACGATGATCGATGTCTTTCCGGATCACGCTGAACCTGCCCACAGGAGTACGATGACCTTCGCGCCCGCTCGAAATTCGGGAGGAGGCGGTGCGGTGTTTGCCTCGATAAAGATACGCCTCTTGTTCGCCCAGATCGACGACGATGGAAGCGCGCCCGGAATGGCGCTCCGGGATGTGTGACGTGACGAGGTCGGTGACGGTGTTGACGGTTCCGCAGCCGGTCAATGCCGCCGCGATCGCGCTGAGCGCACAGAATTGAGCGAGTCGATTTGCCATGTTTTTAGCGGTGCTCCTAACTTGAGAGGCGGATATTGCCGATGATTGTTGCACAGATGCTTCGTTGTTTCCTGATCTTCATCGTGTGCCTCCTTCTTGCCGGCTGTGCGTCGGACGACCCATTGTCGACCTCGATGGAGAATCACACCCCCGTGGCGGGCGAGTCGACTCCGCCTCCGGCGACCGGCACGCGTCGCGGTTGGGCCTGGTGATTATCTGCCTTGGAAGTCGTCGAGCGAAATTGCCGGCAGATATTCTCCGCGCTCCTCGCGTTTCCAATACGCGCCGTTGGCTCGATGTTCGGGCCAGGTTGTGAAACGATAATCGTAAATCCTGGCGCGAACATAACGGGGCGGACCCTTCGGAAAGGGATTTTGGGCGAACAAACTGGTGACGTCCGGAGACGAGCGAAGCAGTCGTTCCAGGAGGCTGACGAACCAGGGATTGTGCCGGTAGGTCCCGAGCGCGGCGAACCACATTTGCCAGTCGAGGCGCGGCTGGTGCGGCGCGACCCCACCGCGGGGCCTGGTCGAGGCGCCCCGGCTTCCATTTGAACTCGTATGAAAGCCACTCGATTCCATCCACGCTTCCTTCAATGATGATTTCCGGCCGCGTTTTGGTCATGACGCGGAACAGGCCGTAGCCACTCACGACATGGAACGATTCGAGATAGCCGGCGAGTGTCGCGATCGGCCGCGGCCAGCGGACTTCGGGTCTAAACGCGGAAAAGATGAACATGGCGTTAACCGGAAGCGTGATGAGCAGCACGATCAACCCTGGTAGGGACGCCGCGCTGCGGCGTCCGTCGACGCGCGCGTCATTCCTGGCCTCGGGCGGACGCCGCCGCGCGGCGTCCCTACCAAACGAATCCTCAAAGAGCAGCAGGCAGAGCGCGATCGTCAGCAGATTGAAGAAGCAATAATTGCCCGTCGCCGCGATCGCGATTTGGAGCCCGATCAGGAGAATTCCAGCGATATGGCGGAAACGCCGCGGCGCCCAAATGAAAAACGGCGCGGCGATTTCAATGATGAGGCAAAACGCGACCGAGAATTTTTTGAACCATTCGGGATGCTGATCGAACCACCAGCCGAGGACAGTCGGCAACGGCTGCGTCCAGTAATGGTAATCGAGGGCGGTCAGGTTCCACCACGAGTCGTCGCCGCTGGTCAGTTTTACCACCCCGGACATCAGCATGAGCTTGAAGAGAAGCAGCTTGAGCAGAAACAATCCGACGCGCGACAGCGGCGCTTCATTGCCGCGCCGCATCCGCCAAACCATTGGAGCAAAGAAGAGCGCAAGAAACCCGGTTTCCAGAAGAAGGATGTCCCATTGGAAGCTCAGGAATGTTTGGCCCGCGATGGTGAGCGAGAGATAGAGAACGAAAAGCAGCCCGAGCGAAAGGACTGGCGCCAGCCCCACCATTAACAGAACCGAAATGATTGCACCGGCCGCGCAAAGAAAATGGAGAAAGCCGGTGCTGGAATTGAACCAGCAGAGCGTGGGGAGCGCGAGGAAAGCGTCGCTGCCAAACTGTTCTCGAATCCTGGCGAGATACGGACCGACCGGCGAGATGCCGTTCTCGCCGATCAGGCCGTCGACCTGGAACCAAAGCGAAACGAAAGCGATAAAATAGATCGCGCCGAGCGAGCGCACGAAAAGGTCGCGCGCGCCGAAGTAGTTGGGACGACGGACCTCGTTGCCCCAAAGCATCCGGGTGAAGAACGACGCGATCCGGCGATTGCGCGCCACGAAGCCGTAGGCCGCTTCGGTGACGGGTGCAAAACCTGGCAGGTGCTCGTGGCACCAGAGCAAAGCCCGTCCTGCGCGAGCCGTACCTAACGAGCGGAACACGGCTTCCGCGCCGCGATAGACGGTTCCGTCCCGGTCAACGAAATGAAGCGCTGCCTCGAAGTTCTCACGCGGGATTTCCGGAAACCGGGTCGCAGCTTCCTGGTAAGGCGCGTACTCGACCGCGCCCCCGGTCATATCGCGCCAACGCTCGATCCAGCGCCGGCAGAACCGGCAGTCGCCATCGAAGATAACAAGCGGCTTCGAGGGCGGATTGGGCACGCGGTTCGTTTGCGCCATTAATAGATGTTGCGACTTACCTTGGGGAACGTCCACTCCGCGCTTATTGGAGCGGGCGCGCCGTCGCGCTGTAGCGGCGGTCTCAGACCGTCGATCGAACGGTTGTCACGGCCGGTTGTATTCCCGGGCCGCGCGCTCCTCCGCCGGCGCGATGGCGCGCCGGCTCCAATGCTCGGCGGTGAGACACCGCCGCTACAGATCAGAGGGCGGTTTGGAAAGCGCCCCTCCTTGGTCACAAATCAAACTCAGCCCAGATCGGGGCGTGATCGCTGGGTTCCTTGCCCTTGCGCATCTCCCGATCGATCCCGGCTCCGCTGCACTTGTCCGCCACCGTTCGGCTCGCCAGGACCGCGTCGATCCGCAGTCCGCGGTTCTTTGGGAACGCCAGCATCCGATAATCCCACCAGGTGAATAAGCCCGGCTCCCGATGATGAAGCCGAAGGGTATCGACCAATCCGATCTTGCACAGCTCGTCAAAGGCGCGGCGCTCACCCTCCGAGCACATGATCGCGCCTCGCCACAGCGCAGGGTCGTAAACATCCTCGTCCTGCGGCGCCACGTTGAAATCGCCGCAGACGACCAGCGGCCCGTCTCGCTTCTCACCTTCCAGGCAATTCCGCAGCCGCCCGTACCACTTCAGCTTGTAATCGTACGCCGGCGACCCCACCGCCTGCCCGTTCGGCGCGTAAACGGAATAGACGCGCACCTTTCCGATGGTGGCTGCGATAACGCGCGCCTGCGGGTCGTCTTCTTCGTCGCAAAGCGACGCGCGCACTTCCTCCGGCTCAGCCTTCGAAACGATAGCGACGCCGTTGTACGATTTCTGCCCGTGAAATGCGGAATGATAACCCGCGGCTCTCAGGTCGAGCACCGGGAACTGATCATCGGTGCACTTCGTCTCCTGGAGACAGACGACGTCCGGCTGAGTGGCCGCGAGCCAGCCGAGGAAGCGTTCCTGGCGGCGGCGCAGCGAATTGATATTCCAGGATACGATTCTCATCTCTTGTAGCGGCGGTCTCTGACCGCCGAAATCTTCACACCCCGGCGGTCAGAGACCGCCGCTACAGCTACAATTCCAACTCCACCCCCGGCGCTGGCACAATGACTTCCGAGCCCGGCAACTCCGCGGCCAGCTGCGCCCGGGTCCATTCCACCGCGGGCACGTCGCCATGCACGAGCACGATTTTCTTCGGCGCGAGTTTTTTTACATAACTGACAATCGATTCGCGTGACGCGTGCGCACTGAATTGGAATTGCTCGATCTGGCAACGTAACGGCTGCGCGGGCTCGTCCGGATCAAGCGACACCATGTCTCCGGGCCGGGCCGCCTTGAGGACGCCAGCCGGCGATTCGGGGTCGGCGAACCCAACAAAGAAAATCGAGGCTTTCGGATTTTCGAGGACGCGCCGCGCGAAAATATTGGAGAGCGTTTTGGGCGTCATCATGCCACTGGAAAGAGCGTAGAGATGCCCGGGACGGGCGGTGGCGTCGTGAATGGTCTGGCCGTTCAAGATAAAAGGATCGACTTGCTCCATCAATTGCAAACGAGGCAGCAGCCGGCGAGTGGTCATGGCGCGGCGATCGTAGATCTCCGTCATCTTCACGCTCAGCCCGCCGATGTAGACCGGGAAATCCCCGAGCAATTTCTCCCGCCGAAAGTTGTGAATCATTCCGAGCGCTTCCTGCGTTTTGCCCAAGGCAAACACCGGCATAAGAATGCAGCCGCCCCGGCTGAACGCCCGTTGAATGGCTTCCGCCAGCCGCCGCTCTTCGCCGGCGCGCGTGAACCCTTCCGGAAGCGGGCTGTCGCCGCGCGTCGTTTCGATGATCAACACATCGACGCCCGATTCGGGAAAGACCGCGCCCTTTGTGATCGTCTGGTCGTCGAAGTTCACATCGCCGCTGTAAAAAATAGTGCGGCCTTCCGCGCGCAGAATCACTCCGGCTGCGCCAAGGACATGACCCGCGTCCACGAATTCGACGGTGAGCGTGCCTTCTTCGTGCGGCTTCGCCCGCTCCCCCGCGAGCGTGAACGGCTGGCCCAGCGGGCACCAGCGCCACCGGTCCGTCGCGCGATCCGTTTCCTTGTGGGTGAAGAGCGGATAGATCGCAACGCCGATTTCCTCCCGTTGCCGCATCATAACGCTGACCGAGTTGTGCAGCAGGGCGCTGCCGATTTCAGCGGTCGCTTCCGTCATGAAAATGCACGCGTCTGGCTGGCGCCGCATCAGAACCGGGAGGGTGCCGATGTGGTCGAGGTGGGCGTGCGAGATGATAATTCCATCGAGCGGCCGATCACCCAGCACGGAGAGGTTCGGGAGGGCGGCTTCCCCTTCCTCTTTGGGATGCATCCCGCAGTCGAGAACGAGCCGCTGCCCGGCCGCCTCGAGGTAATAGCTATTGGCGCCGATCTCGGTGCGACGCGTGAGATTCGTGAACTTCAATTTCGGCTCTTCCTCTTGCTCTTCCTCTTGCTCTTACTCTGCTTCCCCATAACGCTCGCCGTCTTCTTGAACACGAGCCATCAGACTGTTCGTTAGTCCAATCAACATCGAGACAATTTCCAGGAGCTGCTCCTTCCCAGAACGGATCGTTTCCGCCTGAATCAGTCGCTTCGCCACCAATACATCGAGACACGCGGCGCATTCGAGCGCTGACCCGCGCGCGATATCCAGAAAACGGCAACGATCCCGAATCGCAAATTTTCCATTTCCTTCGGCGATATTGAGCGGAACGCTCGTGGAGGCGCGGTCGAGTTGATCTTTCGCCGCCGCCTTCCCTCTTACCTGAGCAAGCAGATCGGTCGACCAAGTAACAAACACTATGGCCGATTGATAAACCTTAAGTCTCTCGTGATCGAATGAGGGGCGCATTCGATGAGATTGCGCGGGAGCAAGAGCAAGAGCAAGAGCGAGACGGCTTCAGAGCCATTGCTCGAACACCCGCATCCAGTTTCGGAAGAGGATCTTTTCGATTTCGTCGTCCTGGAATCCGCGCTCGATCAACCGCCGGGTCAGGGCGCGGCTGTGGGAATGCTTTGCCAGCTCGGGAACGAAATGGGCGTAGGTGAATTTCTCCTGAAACGCGATCTGCTCCGCTTCCGACCATTGTCGATAGATGAATTCGAAAAAATCGAACCCGATGGCGACGCCGTCGATGCCGATCAAATCGCGCATGTGCTCAATGTGATCGATGTAGCGGTCCAGGGTGATTTCCTCCTTCTTCGGACTCACCAGGACGGCGTTGACCCCGATAACGCCGCCGCGCGCGCCGACGGCCTTGATCTGCTCGTCGGTGACGTTCCGCTCGATGTCGAAGTATTTCCGCGCATTCGTATGCGAGATGATCACGGGCCGCGTCGCCATCTCGATGATGTCGTCGAATCCGGCCGGGCTGATGTGGGCGAGATCGACGATGATTCCAAGCCGCTCGCATTCCCGAATCACATCGCGTCCGAAAGGCGTGAGGCCGCCGCGCGGCGAACCGGTCGGGGCAAACAGGCCGCCATCCCCGGCCGCGTTCCGGCGGACGTGGGTCAGGCAAAGCGAACGCAAACCGAGCTCGTAAAAAACCCGGAGGAGATCGAGATCGGCCCCGAGGGGCTCAACACCTTCCATCGTAAGAAGGAGAGCAATCTTGTTTTGTTCGCGGGCCCGTAGAATTTCCGCGTGGCTTCGGCAAATCGCGAACCGGCCCGAAGCATCCACCTCGAGATAAAGCCGCGCGATTTGGTCGAGGGCAATCCGCAATCCCATCTCAGGCAGGTAGCGATCTTCAAGATAGAGCGCGACGCCGGCCACTCCGATGTCGCCCGCGACCAGGTCATCGAGGAAATCCGTTGCCAGCACATTTTGGCGGCCGCGCTTGTCATACAAATCCATCGGCAGATCGAAATGCATGTCGATCACGCCGTGGCGGTGGAGGCGGGAAATCCGCTCTTCGATCCCTTCGTTCGCGTCGGTCACGGAGTAGGTGGAGAGACTGCGATCACGTCGCGCGCAGCGTGGGAACGATGGGGAATGAGGATCGAGATGAGCACCAGCAGCCAAAGTGCGCCCAGGGGCAGCACCCCCGGAAGCCAGATCAGCCAGCGCGAGACAATGGCCAGAGACACCAGGCAATAGGCCGCCGTAAAGGCGATCGCGACCAAAACCAGATCGATTCGGGAACGACTTCGTAATTGACCGACCACGAAAGCGAGCGCCAGAAGAAGGACGTAATCGAAAATCCAGCTAACCCGACGGACATAGGCGTTCGACTGGATCGTCGCGATCGTGGCTGCGAAAAGGTCCGGAGGCGCGAGCGGGTTCGCGGGCGTGCGGGCCAGGACAATCCGGTCGCGCAACGAATCCGTTTCCGCGTCCTTTTTCGGTCCGGCGTCCCGCTGCTGCGCGGCCACGAGCAATTCGCTCAACGCCATGCGACGAGCTTTCTTGATGGCATTCCGTGAAACCAAAAGAGTTCCATCCGAACGAATCGGAATCCTGCGACCTTGCGGGAGGGAAATGTGCGAATCGAGATCGATGGTGACCTCCGCCGGCGTGACGCGCAGCCAAAGCAGAATTGCTTCGAGAGCGAAAGAGGGAATGACCTCGCCTCGATAGCGGAAGAGCAGCGGCACGTGGATGTCGTCCGCAACTTCATCGGGAAGGTTAGTGAAACCAGCCGTGCCCAGGAGACGGATCTCCTCGTTCGGCTGCCGCCCAATCCCAGAATATTCCACCAGGTCGCCGCGCTTCCCTTTCACCTGGGTGAACCCCTGAATCTCGGGGCCCGGCGCATCCGGATCGGGATTCTTGGTCAATTCCGCGCCCAAAAGAAGGAGCGGCACCCGCATCGCCTGGTCGATAAAGACTTGCTCGTTCCCCTTCTCGCTTTCGCGCCATTTCAAAATATTTTCGAACGCCACCACCGTCGGCTGAAAGGAGAGAACCGACTGAAGGAAAAGCGCGAACTCAAGGGGCGTCAGAGCGCTTGATTCCAGCGCAGGAGCGTTGGCATCACGCAGGGCGGGGTCGGCGCCGATCTCCACCACCGTCAAAGGCGCCGCGGGCCCATGCGAATCCGAATTATTCAGAAGCCATCTCAGGAAAAATTCTTCTGTTTGGGCGAGTCGCGGTTCGCGCAAAAAGAGAGTTCCAAGCAGCAAAACCACCAGCATCAGCCAAAGAGTAGTTCGCGGCATTGTGGCAGAAGTGAAACGGGGAAAGTGACAGGTGACAAGTGACAAGTGCGCTGGAGCCGGCACGCCATCGTGCCGGGGGGGTGACGCACCGCTTACTCCCAACGGCCTGATGGCAGGCCGTCTCCAACCTGAGGGCGAGCCGTCTCCAGATTCTACTTGCTCAGCTCGAGCATCCGCAGAATCGGCGCTTCCGCCCGTTTGCGCAGAGACTCCGGGAGAATGATCTCGGGCTGCATATCCCGAAGGGCGGCGTGCGCTTTCTCCAGCGTGTTCATTTTCATAAACCGGCACTCGCCGCAGAAGCAGTTTTCCGTCGGCCCGGGAATGAAAAGCTTGCCGGGCACTTCCTTTTTCAAGCGATGCAACATTCCCGCTTCTGTGACAACGATGATTTCGCGCGCGGGCGAGTTTCGGCAAAAACCGATCATCTTTTCGGTCGAGCAAACTTCGTCGGCCAGCAAACGCACCGCGTAGGTGCACTCCGGATGGGCGACCACGGGCGCGTTGGGGTAGGTCTCCCGAATCTTGTTGATGCTGCGAGCGGTGAATTCCACGTGGACATAACAGTTGCCCTGCCAGAGGTCCATTTTGCGCCCGGTGCGCTCCATTACCCATGCGCCGAGATTTTGGTCGGGAACGAAGAGAATATTGCGATCGGCCGGCGCAGCGCGGACGATTTTCTCGGCGTTGCCACTGGTGCAGATCACGTCGGAAAGCGCCTTCACGCCGGCGCTGCAATTGATGTAGGCGATAACGTAGTAGTTCTTCTCTGGGTGCGCCTCGAGGAACGCCTTCAGTTTCTCCGGCGGACACGATACGGAGAGCGAACAGCCGGCGTCGAGATCGGGAAGCAGGACTTTCTTGTTCGGGTTGAGGATCTTGGCGGTCTCGGCCATGAAATGGACGCCGCAAAAGAGAATGACGTCCGCGCTCGTTTGCGCCGCCTGGAAACTCAGGCCTAACGAATCTCCGACGTAATCGGCAATGTCCTGGAGCTCTGGGACCTGGTAATTGTGCGCCAGGATCACGGCGTTTCGCTCCCGCTTCAGCTCCTGGATTTCTTCCACGAGGTCGAGACCGAAATTTACACCGGCGGCTACCATTGCTTAATATGCGGCCAACCTATGGATTCTCAAACCTCCGCCGCGGCGTATCGACTTGGTTTTATTGGCGGCGGCAAGCTGGCCGGCTCGGTCATTCGCGGACTGGTCCGGGCCCGATATTGCGCGCCGGGATCGATCCTCGTCAGCGAACCGAATGAAGACACGCGGCGGATCCTCGAGCATGAGTTGGGCATTTCCGGGACGGCGGAGAACGCCGAGGTCGCGGAAAAAAGCGACGTGATCTTCGTCGGCGTGAAGCCGGCGGTGGTGCTGCCGATTCTGAAGGAATTGGCGCCGATCCTGGAACGCAAGCTGGTCGTTTCGTTCGCGGCAGGGGTGCGGCTGGCGAGCATGGAGAAGGTAGCCGCCGCTCACTTCATTCGGGCGATGACCAATACGCCTTCGGCCATCTGCCGCGCCGCCACCGCGCTGGCCCGGGGCAGCCGAACGACCAACAGTGAGCTTTCCTCCGTTCGTGAAATCTTCGGGGCCATCGGTGCCGTCGTCGAAATCGCCGAAGGCCAGATCGATGCGGTGACCGCGCTCTCGGGAAGCGGGCCCGCTTTTGTTTACACCGTTATCGAAGCGCTCGCGCGGGGCGGAGAAAAGATGGGACTGAGCTGGGAAGCAGCCCTGGCTCTCGCCGCCCAGACGGTTTTCGGCGCCGGGCAGCTCGCGAGCGAAACGAAAATGTCGCCTGAAGATTTGCGGAAGATGGTCGTCACCCCCGGCGGGACGACAGCCGCTGGCCTCGCCGCGATGGAGGAACACAAAACCGCGGATGGTTTGATCGCAGCAGTCGAAGCTGCCACCAGGCGGGGCGCCGAAATGGCGAAGGAGAATCAGTAGCTGTAGCCGTCGCCCTGTGGGCGACGCATCGAGCCTTTATGCCGACGCTTCGCACAGCGAAGCGGCTACAGAAGAAACGGTTACAGAAAAGCTATCTCAGCGCCTTCCGCATCGCTTCGATTGGCGCCGGCCGGTCGAACCAAATCTCGAAGGCGAG carries:
- a CDS encoding GxxExxY protein, whose amino-acid sequence is MIHEQLSGAIIGIAMEVLNELKPGLDESLYERALAIELRRRGHVVAVQQSFPVFYQAELIGNLIPDLIVDRVVIVDPKVVSASSETHIAQMIGYLNITGLELALLLNFKNTKLDWKRVVRQKPEPNLPDFHS
- a CDS encoding PilT/PilU family type 4a pilus ATPase, whose amino-acid sequence is MTAPTDTLGTSAPCFSHVDDFLALGLTAEASDIHLAVNSPPVWRLHGTLQPISSDAAKLTAREIAALAEPLLSKVQKARLQEQGDADFAYANSFGRFRTSVVRQRLGLDLVFRVINSQVRTMDELGLPSALKLLTRYQNGLILVTGSVGSGKSTTLAALVEQVNLERREHIITVEDPIEYIFEPKGCHITQREVPTHSRSFHAALRGALREDPDVIVIGEMRDLETISLAITAAETGHLVLGTLHTGNAARTLDRLLDVFPVEQQDQVRMMVSESLRGIISQQLVPRADGQGRVVALEILTNTPAVANVIREAKTYLLPGIIQTGKKQGMRLMDDALAALRDQGTITEEEAGARMEQKENRGLRG
- a CDS encoding phage holin family protein yields the protein MAGETMRFRNPAGHAGLLHSLVSLVNSLVGFLESRIALFAKESKTALVHVLVLVGCLAVAAFLVVFGYIFLVASAIFGIAHALHISWVKISLMAAGLHFLLAFVCVMVARGRMHKSMFEMTGTELKKDREWLKNLDKKNRSTN
- the infA gene encoding translation initiation factor IF-1, which produces MPKEEQIVTEGTVTQVLPGTMFRVELPGNRNVLAHISGKMRKHFIRIVPGDKVEVELSPYDLTKARIIFREK
- a CDS encoding L,D-transpeptidase family protein, which codes for MANRLAQFCALSAIAAALTGCGTVNTVTDLVTSHIPERHSGRASIVVDLGEQEAYLYRGKHRTASSRISSGREGHRTPVGRFSVIRKDIDHRSSLYGNYVDNSGRVVKANVDSRKDSKPPHSHFVGAAMPFFVEFSPGYGLHQGYLPGVPASHGCIRMPYWKARQFYEAAHVGTAVTVRP
- a CDS encoding lipase maturation factor family protein, which translates into the protein MAQTNRVPNPPSKPLVIFDGDCRFCRRWIERWRDMTGGAVEYAPYQEAATRFPEIPRENFEAALHFVDRDGTVYRGAEAVFRSLGTARAGRALLWCHEHLPGFAPVTEAAYGFVARNRRIASFFTRMLWGNEVRRPNYFGARDLFVRSLGAIYFIAFVSLWFQVDGLIGENGISPVGPYLARIREQFGSDAFLALPTLCWFNSSTGFLHFLCAAGAIISVLLMVGLAPVLSLGLLFVLYLSLTIAGQTFLSFQWDILLLETGFLALFFAPMVWRMRRGNEAPLSRVGLFLLKLLLFKLMLMSGVVKLTSGDDSWWNLTALDYHYWTQPLPTVLGWWFDQHPEWFKKFSVAFCLIIEIAAPFFIWAPRRFRHIAGILLIGLQIAIAATGNYCFFNLLTIALCLLLFEDSFGRDAARRRPPEARNDARVDGRRSAASLPGLIVLLITLPVNAMFIFSAFRPEVRWPRPIATLAGYLESFHVVSGYGLFRVMTKTRPEIIIEGSVDGIEWLSYEFKWKPGRLDQAPRWGRAAPAAPRLANVVRRARDLPAQSLVRQPPGTTASLVSGRHQFVRPKSLSEGSAPLCSRQDLRLSFHNLARTSSQRRVLETRGARRISAGNFARRLPRQIITRPNRDACRSPEAESTRPPRGCDSPSRSTMGRPTHSRQEGGTR